Genomic window (Sediminispirochaeta smaragdinae DSM 11293):
TCCTCGGAGTCCACACCTCCGTACCAGATGTTGTCAGGAAATATCGCCATGACAGGCCCCCTGTCGCACATATTCAGGCACGAGGTCATGGCAACGGAAACCCCGTCCATGCCTCGATCGGCAAGTTCCTCCTGAATGTAGGGAACAAGACCGATGGCCCCTTTCTTTTCACAGCCCCCCTGGCTTTCCCCCGAG
Coding sequences:
- a CDS encoding (2Fe-2S) ferredoxin domain-containing protein, with protein sequence MTKPEKQILVCGSFRASGESQGGCEKKGAIGLVPYIQEELADRGMDGVSVAMTSCLNMCDRGPVMAIFPDNIWYGGVDSEDVVDQILDALEGGRTVEELLLT